The sequence TGGTCGAGCGAAACTATGGCGGAATTAGTTTACCCAATTCTTTTAATAAACTTGATAGTTATTTAGAACGAAATTCGGACCTAATAGCTATAAAGAAATCTCTTGCAAAAAAAGCGGCAGGTATTATCAAAGATGAGCGAATAATATACCTTGATGTCTCGACTACAGTCGAATTTGTCCCACATTTTTTACCGCATAGTGAGCAACTTCTTTCAGTCACTAACTCACTGGATATTGCGGATCAATTACTTAGAAACTCAAAAAGTAAGACACGTTTATTAGGGGAGCTTTAGATCGTGAGAAACGATGTGTGGCTGGAGCAAAACCGTTATTGGAAATGGAAAAATTCGAATTTGACATTTCATTTCTAAGTTGTGCTGGAATCACGGAAAAAGGAATCTACTATGCGTATGATGAGGACATCGATATTAAAGCAAAAATATTAGATCAATCTAAAAAGGTCGTCCTTATTTTTGATAATACCAAAGTAAACGTCCAACATAATTTTAAGATATATGATTTCGGGGATATAGATTATTTTGTCACTAACAAACTATTACCAGACAATCTAACGACAATAATTGATTCATCTAAGATTGTCTATCTAAAGGAGAATGCATAATGTTTGAAACAGTTTTATTCGATGTAGATGGCACATTAATTGATACCGAGTATGTAATGACCAAGTCATTGCAAAAAACTCTGTTAGAAGAAAAAAAACTCACTGTACCTATTGAAAGTCTACATTTTATTCTTGGTATTCCTGGGAAAGAAGCTATAAAGCAGTTTGTAAAGAACGATTCTGACATTGAGCCATTATTATCAGCATGGGGGAAAAATGTCCTGCAATTCTCCAGCTATGCCACTGTCTTTCCCGAAGTTCAAGTAACTCTTGAAAAACTAAGAAAAATGAATAAGAAGCTTGGAATCATCACTTCTAAAACAAACGAAGAAATGCAAAATGAATTTGATCATTTTGAGTTGAAACATTATTTTGATGTCGTTATTACCGCATCTGATACTGAACTACACAAGCCTAATCCTGAACCCATTCAAAAAGCGATTGATATATTAGCAGTAAATAAAGATACTTCAATCTATGTCGGAGATTCGATTTACGATATGCAAAGTGCTCTGTCATGTGGAGTTTCATTCGGCTTAGCAAGATGGGGTGCGCTTGATAAACCTGAGTTTGAAAATTTGGATATTCAATTACAGCAACCTAGCAGTATTCTTGATTTATTGTAAATTTCCACATCTGTTTGTTTTCTTCCAAATAGGGGCTGAGGAGGATACTTGATATGATCAATTACAAGAAAATACTGCAATTATATTTTGATAACGTATCTCAAAGGACTATTAGCTCTACGACCTCTCACTCTCGCCACACCATTAGAGATGTGATTCAACGAGCGAATGAAAAAGGATTAACCGAAACAACTGATGAGATGGATAATCTGTGGCTATTTGAGTTACTTTATCCAGAGAGGCAAACCTTTGAACGTGGCTATTATCCCGTGAATTGGGAGTATGTCCATAAAGAACTAATGAAGAAAAACGTCACACTTCAGTTATTACATCGTGAATACAAGGAAAAAGCAAAATCTTCAAAGAAATTTCCATACTCTTATACCAGTTTTTGTCGAGGATACCGTTCGTATGCCAGCAAGTATAATCTGACAATGCCTATAAAAAGGAAACCTGGAGAGTTAGTAGAAATCGATTGGATTGGATCTACTTTACCAGTCATAGACTCAGAAACTGGTATTGAAGAAAAAGCTTATCTCTTTGTCGCAACATTCCCATACAGCCAATATTTTTACGTTGAAGCCTTTATGGATATGAAAGTGAATAATTGGCTTTCTGCCCATATTCATGCCTTTAAGTATTTCAAAGGAGTTCCAGAATCTATTGTTCCAGATAATCTCAAAACAGGGGTAACAAAAGCTGATCGTTATGAACCGATTTTAAATGCTGCTTACCAACAACTGGCGGATCACTACCAAACAGTTATCGTACCTGCAAGGGTTAAACGGCCAAAGGATAAGCCGGCAGCAGAAGGAACAGCAGGTTATGTGTCTCGGTACATCATTGGTGCACTGCGCAATTATCAATGTTTTTCGGTCAAAGATTTAAACAAACAAATTCATAAGTTGATGGAAGAAATGAACCACGCACCGTTTCAAAAACGTACAGGTAGTAGGTATCTGGTATTTGTTCAAGATGAACAACCAAGACTAATCCCACCTCCACTCCGTCCTTTTCTACTATCTGAGTGGCGTGTCGCAAAAGTGCAAAGAAACTATCATGTTCAGATAGATAAAAACTACTATTCAACGCCTTTTGAATATGTCCAAGACAACGTTGATATTAAACTGACTAATGAACTAGTTGAAATCTATTTTTAAGACTTGAGAATAGCTTCCCACAGGCGTTTAAAAGGTCAGATTGGACAATACTCCACTGATGTATCACACATGCCTGATTCTCATAGGAAATATTATGAGCAAACGCCTGACAAAGCCATAGAATGGGCGACCACTATTGGCATTTTCACAGAAAAACTGGTTAAGAAGATATTTGAAACCACCTCAGAAAAACAAGCATTACGTTCAGTTCAAGTACTAAAAAAAGCACTCAAGAAATACTCAGAGATTGAACTGGAAGGTGCTTGTCAAACGGCTGTAGAGGTAGCCAGTTCACCGACGGGGCAATTGGTTAATACGATTCTAGCTAGGAATAAAGCACAAACAGGAAAAGTCGATAATCCTCTGAAACAAAACAAAACCGAACCCGACTACGGTTTTACTCGTGGTGCTGGTTATTATGGAGGTGGTTTAAATGATGAATAAAGATACTCGACAAAAGCTGACAGAAATGAATCTGAAAGGAATGATCGAATCGTATGATCTGCAAGGTTCCAAAGATTTTGATGATATGTCTTTTGATCAACGGTTTCAGCTGTTAGTCGATAACGAATACTCACGCAGACAATCAAATCGCCTTCAACGCTTGATTCGTCAAGCCAAATTTATTGAACCTCAAGCCTGTGTCGAAGAAATCGAATTTCATGAAGATCGGAAAATTGATAAACACCTGATTTTAGAGCTTTTCACCTGTAATTACATCAAAGAGGGCCGCAATGTCATTCTTATGGGGGCTACGGGATCCGGTAAATCATATATCTCTAATGCGTTAGGAATCGCAGCTTGCCGAAATTTCTTTCATGTGAAATACATTCGATTGCCGGAATTGATTGATGAACTTGTAGTAGCGAAGACTATGGCAGACGGAAGTCTTCGGAAAATACTCAACAAATATAAGAAAGTCGATTTGCTTATTATTGATGAATGGCTTCTTGTTAATTTGTCCGAAGATCAAAGCACCATTTTACTAGAAATCATCGAAAATCGACATCAGAGGCTTTCAACAATATTTTGTTCTCAATTCGCACCTGAAGGTTGGCATTCAAGAATCGGGCATCAACAACTCGCTGACGCAATTCTTGACCGAATCGTTCACAACTCCTATAAAATCACGCTTGATGGGGATATTTCAATGCGTGAACGTCATGGATTGAAGGGAGGTAGGTGAAATGAATAACATCTCTTTTTTATTGAACTAGTGATACTAAAAATCACATACCGTATCCTAATCCATTATTGTTTTTGTTTAAAAGAATTGAGTGCAGATAAAGACGAGACAATATACATAGGTGATTCGATATATAATATGCAATGCGCAGATAGTGCAGAGTGACATTTTTCCTTGCCTTATAGGGTTCTAAAACGATTGAAGGTTTTGAATCAGCAGTTTACATATTAAAAGGCCCTAAAGATATTTCAGGTATAATACAGGTATGAATTCTTATTAATTACTGGGGAAGGAGCTATACTATATGGAACCTAAATGGCTCGACTGGGCAAAACAATTGCAGTCCATTGCACAGGCAGGGTTAACTTATTCGAAAGATGTATATGACTTGGAAAGATTTGAATTGATAAGAAATATTAGCGTTGAAATGTTGTCACAACAAACAGATATAGACAAGACAGTAATAAAAGATCTATTTGCTAATGAAACAGGTTATTCTACTCCAAAAGTTGATATCAGGTCTGTTGTATTTAAGGATAATAAGATTTTAATGGTTAGGGAAAATGCTGACGGGGCTTGGTCATTACCTGGCGGTTGGGGTGATATAGGATTAACTCCAAGTGAAGTTGCGGTAAATGAAGTAAAGGAAGAATCAGGATTTGATGTTAAAGCAATAAAATTGATAGGTGTACTTGATAAGAAATGTCATCCACATCCTTCTTCCCCATATCACGTTTATAAAATATTTATCCAATGTGAAATCATCGGTGGTCAATCAAAAGAAGGAATCGAAACAAGTGCAGTTGAGTTTTTTGCTGAAAATGAACTCCCGTTATTATCGAAGGCTAGAAATACAGAATCACAAATTCAACTGGCTTTTAAACATTTATATAATCCACAAGAAACTGTCTATCTTGATTGATTTTTAAAAATGGAATGGACATATCCAGGTGTAAAAATGAGATAGGCAGATACGTGGAATACATTCAACTATAAATGAAAATCAAATCAAACGAGCAAAAATAGATAATCTTCCATTCTGAAACAGGCATCAACCATTCTGTTATAATGATTGATGCCTGTCTTATTGAATTAAGTGGTGTATTCCTTGATATTAAGTGGTGCATTTTGTGAAAACCAATGGAGTAAAAAATGGTTTGGCAGGGGCAAACTGATGGTAATATCCAACGCTAAGGAACCGACTTTTTAATTGGCTTGTTAAACTAAAGCCACCCTATAATTTAAGTGAAAAAATTCACATATTCTTCATTTTAGATTTATCTCCGCAGTTAGTGCAAAGTACCAATATCATCCTTACTTATAACTAAGATTGATACAATAATCTAAAATTAATTTTTTCCAAGAGCTAACTTTATTCCTAAATAAATTAATGCAATACCAGAAACTCGGTCAAAGATTCTTTCTACAGAAGGTTTTTTAAACCACGAACTAATGTAAGTAAGAATATAAAGATATAAAGTAAACCACAATAAAACAGTTATTATAAAAAGCCCTGCGAGTATCACTGATTGCAGAATTATATTTCCTTGTAAATCAATAAACTGTGGAAGAAAAGAAATATAAAACATAATGGCTTTAGGATTTAGAAGTGTACTTGCTAATCCTTGGAAATAAGAAGTGTTTTTTTGAGCAACTTGCAATTCAGCCTCTAATTTAATTTCTGTGTTTTCTTTTTCCTTATTCTTTATACTAGACAGGATTGCCTTAATTCCTAGATAAAGAAGGTAGATACCTCCAGTATATTTGATTCCTTCAA is a genomic window of Gracilibacillus salinarum containing:
- a CDS encoding NUDIX hydrolase; this translates as MEPKWLDWAKQLQSIAQAGLTYSKDVYDLERFELIRNISVEMLSQQTDIDKTVIKDLFANETGYSTPKVDIRSVVFKDNKILMVRENADGAWSLPGGWGDIGLTPSEVAVNEVKEESGFDVKAIKLIGVLDKKCHPHPSSPYHVYKIFIQCEIIGGQSKEGIETSAVEFFAENELPLLSKARNTESQIQLAFKHLYNPQETVYLD
- the istA gene encoding IS21 family transposase, with the translated sequence MINYKKILQLYFDNVSQRTISSTTSHSRHTIRDVIQRANEKGLTETTDEMDNLWLFELLYPERQTFERGYYPVNWEYVHKELMKKNVTLQLLHREYKEKAKSSKKFPYSYTSFCRGYRSYASKYNLTMPIKRKPGELVEIDWIGSTLPVIDSETGIEEKAYLFVATFPYSQYFYVEAFMDMKVNNWLSAHIHAFKYFKGVPESIVPDNLKTGVTKADRYEPILNAAYQQLADHYQTVIVPARVKRPKDKPAAEGTAGYVSRYIIGALRNYQCFSVKDLNKQIHKLMEEMNHAPFQKRTGSRYLVFVQDEQPRLIPPPLRPFLLSEWRVAKVQRNYHVQIDKNYYSTPFEYVQDNVDIKLTNELVEIYF
- a CDS encoding HAD family hydrolase; translated protein: MFETVLFDVDGTLIDTEYVMTKSLQKTLLEEKKLTVPIESLHFILGIPGKEAIKQFVKNDSDIEPLLSAWGKNVLQFSSYATVFPEVQVTLEKLRKMNKKLGIITSKTNEEMQNEFDHFELKHYFDVVITASDTELHKPNPEPIQKAIDILAVNKDTSIYVGDSIYDMQSALSCGVSFGLARWGALDKPEFENLDIQLQQPSSILDLL
- the istB gene encoding IS21-like element helper ATPase IstB encodes the protein MMNKDTRQKLTEMNLKGMIESYDLQGSKDFDDMSFDQRFQLLVDNEYSRRQSNRLQRLIRQAKFIEPQACVEEIEFHEDRKIDKHLILELFTCNYIKEGRNVILMGATGSGKSYISNALGIAACRNFFHVKYIRLPELIDELVVAKTMADGSLRKILNKYKKVDLLIIDEWLLVNLSEDQSTILLEIIENRHQRLSTIFCSQFAPEGWHSRIGHQQLADAILDRIVHNSYKITLDGDISMRERHGLKGGR
- a CDS encoding LysE family translocator — its product is MSHYYMFIFVSLIIIMTPGPDFILITKNALTINRHAGRMTSYGVVTGHIIYATASILGFTAIIAKSIVLFEGIKYTGGIYLLYLGIKAILSSIKNKEKENTEIKLEAELQVAQKNTSYFQGLASTLLNPKAIMFYISFLPQFIDLQGNIILQSVILAGLFIITVLLWFTLYLYILTYISSWFKKPSVERIFDRVSGIALIYLGIKLALGKN